The window CATCCAGCAAAACGTGCCACCCATTCTCCCTCGCCAGATTCATCCATTGGTACGAATATCGAGCTCCGCTCACCTTCGATTGGAGCGGAAACGCGAACAAACCTCGGTTTTTGGTCGTCAGAACCttccttaatttttttgaaatgatCCTGAGGCCAGGCCAGGAAAATGTGGCGGACTGGTACAGTCCGCCGCATTTTCCTGCGGCGTCAGTCATGGGCTTCAGCGCCTCGCTGTCGTGGTCGTACACCGTGACGAGGCTCTGGCGGGACTCGAACGGGTACGACTGGGCGAGGAGGCTGAAGGCCGATGACTGGTTCGCTGTGAGGACTAGCATGTAGTCTTCTTCGGAGAGGTTCATGTATCTCATGACCCTCCACTTCGCGGCGGCGTGGAGCGCTGTCTCCGCGCCGCCGTAGGAGAAGTCGAAGAAGCGCTCGTGCGCGTCGGCCTGGGCGTGCGAGAACAGGCCGTGGCCGACGTAGTCGAGGGAGACGCGGGCCCGGGCGGCGCCGGGGCTGTTCGAGTAGGTGGGGACGGCGGCGGTGAGGGCGGAGAGGAGCTCCCCCGGAGGGGGGAGCGACTCGGGGTTGGTGAACACCGTGTTCGGGTGGAGGGAGGAGGCGATGGCGGAGGCGAAATCGGAGGAGGGCGGAGGGGAGGTGTGGAGGAGGGGAGGGGAGCAGCAGGTGTTGAAGCATGCCTCTCTAATGCAATTTGATGCTTGCATGTTTTTGAGTTTTGAGTTGATTATGACTTAATTCTATGTAGTATGTTTGGACATTtgggttttcaatttttctatgATTTGTGTTGTTCTAATTTGAATGTTGTGGGGATGGCCAGGTAGTCTCATGAGAGCTTTGGTTGACTAAGTCTTTGTCAATTAGAGTTGATTTTTCATTAGTTCGCAATAATAAGTTGAGATATTTACATGTGAATTGTTCGACGTTCaagatataaatttgaaagatGTATTCTACTATCTAACTGAAGCAATTTTAGATGGAATTTTGCTATGAATGGATTGGTCTCATCTTCTCATATCAAGTTCAGATATTAGTAAAATACGAAGctctcataaaattaatacgaTGGTATAAAAACTAGAACATGCTACATGCTCGAGCCGAATGTGCAAATCCTTTCATACCTTTAGAGAAAGATTGAATAGGGGACTATAAGAAGTTTCAAACTCCAagtcaattaataaaatctatgTTTGGTTCAAAAAAATCTATGTCAATAATTGGTTTGGAAAATGTCTCGAGATTCAGGCAATTTTAGTTGATATAACTAAGATAatatatttccctttttttactggaaatatgatcaaatatgTTTGTTTAATGAATCAGATCTTATTTTACATCTATGATTCTATATAATCTAAAACCTATTTTCATAGTTTCTAACACATCCATTACTAAGTGGACACGTAATTTCATCTCATATTCACATCGAACAACATAGAAGTTGTTAGATAATATAtagtcaaattttttatatatttaggaaAATATTAGCATGACCGACGACTTCGTATAGTCCACTAACAAATTATGTCAAGTACGattgcataaaaattaaaaaagttgatTGACATTATTGCTTTTGTGAGATGCAAAAAAGggcaaaaaaacaaataaataagacGAATTGATCAGAATTATGATGTGGCCCAATTATCTTTGCTGACCAAGAAATAgacttttaataaaaaaaaattcaattttaagtTATGACTAGTCAGaattaaataagtaaagtcaaatattttactccattattttatCACTTTGTTTCGTTTATAGAGTTATAAGATCCCTACAGAAAAAGCAGTTTCATGGATGTGATAGctataattttcatataatgTATCATTAAAGTCACCATTGACCTAATTCTTATGCAAAATAGCTTCCATTTGAGAGAGTTTTGGAGGGTATTATAATAAGTTGTGCAAGCTTCACTTAATcgaacaaaatcaaaatattaaatttggatCAAATTTTAGATTACAGATTATATTTTCCCTaacttttgacaaaaaaaagtagtttAGAGAGAACAATCCCCaaaattcatgtatttatagttattaaaaatcatttcaaatatatagTCAATTGGTCTTAATTTCTAGAAGAATCATGAGCAAATATACTATTCAATGTGTCTAAATTCAATCACATATGATATGAATTGTAGCATTTATAATTACGTGGAACTCAGGGAACCTAAACTTACCTTATGGAAAGGCTTCTTCTAGTGTACTCCTACTAAGTTTCATCAAAACAATAAATGTTGCTATGAAAATTCGTAAGATATAAATGGATGttagtttcttgattttcaacaaaaaaaaggacCATTAGTTCACATGAATGAAAATGATTCGTGTGGCCTAGAtttatcaaaagaaaaataaaacgaaGTTGCATTTAGAATACCGTATGAGACTAAACGTGATAGATAAGGAATCAATATTGGGCTTGTTCGTTGTGTTATGGTCAGTGGTGGAGTCGGAGCTAAACTAGCTTCTTCTCCgtatttgtattaatattaatgtttGATCTCATTATAGTTTTTGACAATAAGCCCCAACTTAAGTGAGTACGCTAAGGCATCACAATATCATTTAGTAAAAGGTCTTGGATTCAATTTCGTCCATGGCTACAACTAGCAAAATGTCTTACTTAGAAGCACCTACACTCATGTAAACCAACGTGTCACCATGGGCGGACCCATGTGTATTGGGGTAGGG is drawn from Salvia hispanica cultivar TCC Black 2014 chromosome 6, UniMelb_Shisp_WGS_1.0, whole genome shotgun sequence and contains these coding sequences:
- the LOC125193814 gene encoding molybdenum cofactor sulfurase-like: MQASNCIREACFNTCCSPPLLHTSPPPSSDFASAIASSLHPNTVFTNPESLPPPGELLSALTAAVPTYSNSPGAARARVSLDYVGHGLFSHAQADAHERFFDFSYGGAETALHAAAKWRVMRYMNLSEEDYMLVLTANQSSAFSLLAQSYPFESRQSLVTVYDHDSEALKPMTDAAGKCGGLYQSATFSWPGLRIISKKLRKVLTTKNRGLFAFPLQSKVSGARYSYQWMNLARENGWHVLLDASALAAKEMETLGLSLFHPDFIICSFFKIFGENPSGFCCLAVKKSSASILKLPSTNMGIVNLVPETNSTINDEVIEFGGLDEADELGLVRISGRVRCLVNWVVHALQKLRHPGEGGLALVEVYGPGVRVDRGGAVAFNVCDWKGERVEPGLVQKLADRSNISLGVGFLSNIWFGDERRKKTKTKTKRRSGVGVVTASLGMLSDFEDVYRLWAFVARFLDADFVEKEKWRYTALNQTTVEV